In Musa acuminata AAA Group cultivar baxijiao chromosome BXJ2-3, Cavendish_Baxijiao_AAA, whole genome shotgun sequence, the following proteins share a genomic window:
- the LOC103978547 gene encoding tryptamine 5-hydroxylase has translation MEPAVYTGPKPHPRRTVPHFLLFTSPRVAHGGTSTGTREMALLTALAFILSLAALLLYLRRVRTPRRSSLPPSPPAVPIIGHLHLLSSMPHHALARLSSHLGPILHLRLGRVPTLVVSSPRLAREVLKTHDAALASRPRLLSGVYLSFDCSDVTFSPLGPYWRQARRICVSELLSPRRVASFSRLRRTELRRLLGSLKPPPTSSSSPPPPVDLSARFFALANDVLCHAAFGRRFSDAGGGRLVEVLTEAQALFAGFTLGDFFPGLGWVNSVTGLTRRLERNRAELSAVCDEIIGEHEARLDEADREEDFVDVLLRARKSPDLEVPITDDNLKALVLDMFVAGTDTTSATLEWVMTELARHPRVMKIAQEEVRSIVGGKTEVADGDVDQLHYTKAVIKETFRLHPPVPLLVPRESVDPCVIDGYHIPAKTRILVNTYAIGRDPQVWENPLEFYPERFENSDVDVKGQSFELLPFGGGRRGCPGYPFALATLQLTLSSLLYHFDWELPPGVGADEVNMDEIFGLATRKREPLVLVARERAGCEFEEDESTDT, from the exons ATGGAACCTGCGGTTTATACTGGTCCAAAGCCTCATCCGAGGCGCACTGTACCGCACTTCTTACTATTTACGTCTCCGCGTGTCGCGCACGGAGGCACTTCGACGGGCACCAGAGAAATGGCACTGCTCACCGCCCTTGCCTTCATCCTCTCACTCGCCGCTCTCCTCCTATACCTCCGCCGCGTGCGGACGCCGCGCCGCAGCAGCCTTCCGCCCTCCCCGCCGGCGGTCCCGATCATCGGCCACCTCCACCTCCTCTCCTCCATGCCCCACCACGCCCTCGCTCGCCTCTCCTCCCACCTCGGCCCGATTCTCCACCTCCGGCTCGGCCGTGTCCCCACCTTGGTCGTCTCCTCCCCACGCCTCGCCCGCGAGGTCCTTAAGACCCACGACGCCGCCCTAGCCTCCCGCCCTCGCCTTCTCTCCGGCGTCTACCTTTCCTTCGACTGCTCCGACGTCACCTTCTCCCCTCTCGGGCCCTACTGGCGCCAAGCTCGCCGCATCTGCGTCTCCGAGCTCCTCTCCCCCCGCCGCGTCGCCTCCTTCAGCCGCCTCCGCCGCACCGAGCTCCGCCGCCTCCTTGGGTCCCTCAAGCCACCAcccacttcctcctcctctcctcccccgCCCGTCGACCTGAGCGCCCGGTTCTTCGCACTCGCCAACGACGTGCTTTGCCACGCGGCCTTCGGGCGGCGGTTCTCGGACGCCGGCGGGGGTCGGCTGGTGGAGGTGCTGACGGAGGCACAGGCGCTGTTCGCCGGGTTCACCCTCGGCGACTTCTTCCCCGGGCTGGGGTGGGTGAACTCCGTTACCGGGCTGACGCGGCGGCTGGAGCGAAACCGGGCCGAGTTGAGTGCGGTCTGCGACGAGATAATCGGCGAGCACGAAGCGAGGCTCGACGAGGCGGATCGGGAGGAGGACTTCGTGGACGTGCTTCTGCGGGCGCGGAAGTCCCCAGATCTGGAGGTGCCCATCACCGACGACAATCTCAAAGCTCTCGTCCTG GACATGTTTGTGGCTGGCACTGACACAACCTCAGCAACTCTAGAATGGGTGATGACAGAACTCGCAAGGCACCCTCGAGTCATGAAGATAGCACAAGAAGAGGTGAGAAGCATTGTCGGAGGCAAAACGGAGGTAGCAGATGGTGACGTCGACCAGCTTCACTACACGAAGGCCGTCATAAAGGAGACGTTTCGACTTCACCCTCCGGTGCCGCTCCTCGTCCCCCGGGAATCCGTCGACCCCTGCGTCATCGACGGCTACCACATCCCGGCGAAGACGAGAATACTGGTGAACACCTACGCCATAGGGAGAGACCCCCAGGTGTGGGAGAATCCGCTGGAGTTCTACCCGGAAAGATTCGAGAACAGCGACGTGGACGTCAAAGGTCAGAGCTTTGAGCTGCTGCCTTTTGGTGGAGGGAGGAGAGGCTGCCCTGGATATCCTTTTGCACTGGCTACTCTGCAGCTCACTCTGTCGAGTCTGCTGTATCATTTTGACTGGGAGCTGCCTCCGGGTGTGGGAGCTGATGAGGTGAACATGGACGAGATCTTTGGGCTGGCCACAAGGAAGAGGGAGCCCCTGGTGCTGGTGGCCAGAGAGAGAGCAGGGTGTGAGTTCGAGGAAGATGAGTCAACAGACACTTGA
- the LOC135607570 gene encoding uncharacterized protein LOC135607570 gives MDEMWAVPVEAPALLRVDPIGPMALISYLLLHWREVVGPSKSHWCGCSGFKKIKQQEITVSWASARVRQPDNYKMKREGRQHGIVRSSTILPEEFNPRRKSKIVNCVGASPTTRFFTKAPSKPHNHSKCTSKCRTARCKGCHSNPMSKSRDKAKGAYKLKSCDVVLNHQLVAWRVVNDSTSLPNYKVASASETLNHLYADSLCEGEDYDDHNMEENLDYGYGEVSPETVDLEVGCKGAKVEKVEPFSPDSDEAGDMNFYVVGMSWDYSDGEWLVVGEI, from the exons ATGGACGAAATGTGGGCGGTGCCAGTCGAGGCGCCGGCGCTTCTTCGAGTGGACCCCATCGGTCCTATGGCCCTCATTTCCTACCTTCTTCTTCATTGGAGAGAGGTCGTCGGCCCAAGTAAAAGTCACTGGTGCGGTTGTTCCGG ATTCAAGAAGATAAAGCAACAAGAGATCACCGTTTCTTGGGCCTCGGCTAGG GTACGTCAACCAGACAACTACAAGATGAAGAGAGAGGGGAGGCAACATGGCATTGTGAGAAGCTCAACTATCCTACCAGAAGAGTTCAATCCAAGACGCAAGTCCAAAATAGTCAATTGTGTTGGTGCTTCTCCGACCACCAGATTCTTCACCAAGGCACCATCTAAGCCCCACAACCACTCCAAGTGCACGAGCAAGTGTCGCACTGCAAGGTGTAAGGGCTGCCATTCCAATCCAATGTCCAAGTCCAGGGACAAGGCCAAAGGTGCATATAAGCTAAAATCTTGTGATGTGGTGCTCAATCACCAACTGGTGGCATGGCGGGTGGTCAACGACAGCACAAGTTTGCCGAATTATAAAGTTGCTTCGGCAAGTGAGACCCTCAATCATTTATATGCCGATAGTTTGTGTGAAGGAGAAGATTATGACGATCATAACATGGAGGAAAATCTAGATTACGGCTATGGAGAAGTTTCTCCCGAGACTGTTGACTTGGAGGTGGGATGTAAGGGTGCCAAAGTTGAAAAGGTAGAGCCATTTAGCCCTGACAGTGATGAGGCTGGTGATATGAACTTTTATGTGGTTGGGATGTCCTGGGATTATTCAGATGGAGAATGGCTGGTGGTAGGGGAGATATGA
- the LOC135607759 gene encoding protein LOW PHOTOSYNTHETIC EFFICIENCY 1, chloroplastic-like: MQSLSTFCSKGASLPASSMDSHSLRRRRKNSSGHDSPPGSSSSSSCSRQSSISSGLRGLRRQSRCWRSRIFASGVKLGFFEQTRVPSGKYLSLALALDQEQLGSGHVEGLPMFDGEEDENEHEKKTVLSEKERVDVRALASSLKDAKTADDVEDLFKNMDDLPLPVYSSMIRGFGADKRLDPAFAVVEWLKRKSKETHSSLSPNLFIYNSLLSAVKLTRRFDKVDEVIKDMKEHGIVPNIVTYNTLMSVYLEQGRHKEALSVLADIENNGLSPSPVTYSTVLLAYKKMNDAYGALGYFAKLREKYQKGEVGKDSSEEWESEFVKLKKFTIHICYLVMRQWLVNEENPAPNVLKLLTVMDEAQVKPGRADYERLVWACTRESHYTVARELYNRIRDMGSDISLSVCNHVIWLMGKAKKWWAALEIYEDLLDKGPKPNNLSYELIVSHFNILLTAARRKGIWRWGVRLLNKMQDKGLRPGSREWNAVLVACSKAAEPSAAVQIFTRMVEQGEKPTILSYGALLSALEKGKLYDEALRVWEHMCKVGVKPNLYAYTILASVYIGKGSPEMVDSILREMRSMGIEPNVVTFNAIITGCAKNSMGGAAFEWFHRMKVQNIKPNEITYEMLIEALARDGKPRLAYDMYLRACNEGLQLSSKAYDAVLESCESYGINMDLNALGPRPSEKQKSTMIRRNLSDFCNFASLPRRGRPFDEKEIYHSQGHE, from the coding sequence ATGCAATCTTTAAGCACTTTCTGCTCTAAAGGAGCATCCTTGCCGGCGTCTTCCATGGATTCCCATtcgttgaggaggagaaggaaaaacAGCTCGGGCCATGACTCTCCacctggcagcagcagcagcagcagctgttcTCGCCAATCCTCGATTTCGAGTGGTCTTAGAGGTTTAAGAAGACAGAGCCGTTGTTGGAGGAGTAGGATTTTTGCTAGCGGTGTGAAACTTGGCTTTTTTGAGCAGACTAGGGTTCCTTCCGGGAAATACTTATCTTTGGCTTTGGCATTAGATCAAGAACAATTAGGGAGTGGACATGTAGAGGGACTACCAATGTTTGATGGTGAAGAAGATGAGAATGAACACGAGAAGAAAACTGTGTTAAGTGAAAAAGAAAGGGTTGATGTTCGTGCCTTGGCGTCCAGCTTAAAGGATGCTAAAACTGCAGATGATGTGGAGGATCTGTTCAAGAACATGGATGACTTGCCTCTGCCTGTCTACTCATCTATGATTAGGGGCTTTGGGGCAGATAAGAGACTGGATCCGGCATTTGCTGTTGTCGAGTGGTTAAAGAGGAAGAGCAAGGAGACCCACAGTTCTCTCTCCCCCAACTTGTTCATCTATAACAGCCTCTTGAGTGCTGTTAAGCTGACCCGGCGATTTGATAAAGTTGATGAGGTTATAAAAGATATGAAGGAACACGGCATCGTTCCAAATATCGTGACTTATAACACTTTAATGTCTGTTTATCTCGAACAAGGGCGGCACAAAGAGGCCCTCAGCGTGTTAGCTGATATCGAAAATAATGGCCTATCTCCATCTCCTGTCACTTATTCGACCGTTTTACTAGCATACAAGAAGATGAATGATGCATATGGTGCACTTGGATACTTTGCCAAGCTGAGAGAGAAGTATCAGAAGGGTGAAGTAGGTAAAGATAGCAGCGAGGAATGGGAGAGCGAGTTTGTTAAACTCAAAAAGTTCACAATCCACATTTGTTATCTTGTAATGCGTCAGTGGCTTGTAAACGAAGAGAATCCAGCTCCCAATGTGTTGAAGCTCCTAACTGTTATGGATGAGGCACAAGTCAAACCTGGCCGAGCAGATTATGAGCGGCTTGTGTGGGCGTGCACTCGAGAGAGCCATTATACTGTGGCTAGAGAATTGTATAATAGAATAAGGGATATGGGCAGTGACATAAGTTTATCAGTGTGTAATCATGTGATTTGGCTAATGGGTAAGGCTAAAAAATGGTGGGCAGCACTTGAGATCTATGAGGACTTGCTGGATAAAGGACCTAAGCCTAATAATCTATCATACGAGCTGATCGTTTCCCACTTCAACATCCTGCTAACTGCTGCTCGGAGAAAAGGGATCTGGAGATGGGGTGTTAGGTTGCTCAACAAGATGCAAGATAAAGGCTTGAGGCCAGGAAGCAGAGAATGGAATGCAGTCCTTGTGGCATGCTCTAAAGCAGCCGAACCATCGGCTGCTGTACAGATATTTACGAGGATGGTGGAGCAGGGGGAGAAACCGACCATACTCTCTTATGGAGCTCTGCTAAGCGCACTTGAAAAAGGGAAGCTTTATGATGAGGCTCTCCGGGTCTGGGAGCATATGTGTAAAGTTGGTGTCAAGCCAAACTTGTATGCATACACAATTTTAGCATCTGTTTACATTGGAAAAGGAAGCCCTGAGATGGTAGATTCTATTCTTCGTGAAATGAGATCAATGGGAATTGAACCAAACGTGGTGACTTTTAATGCAATAATCACTGGGTGTGCTAAGAACAGTATGGGAGGTGCTGCTTTTGAGTGGTTTCACCGAATGAAAGTTCAAAACATCAAGCCAAATGAAATTACTTATGAGATGCTGATAGAAGCTCTTGCGAGAGATGGCAAACCAAGACTAGCATATGACATGTACTTGAGGGCTTGCAATGAAGGGCTACAGCTTTCTTCAAAAGCCTATGATGCCGTATTAGAATCTTGTGAGTCGTATGGCATAAACATGGACTTGAATGCTTTGGGCCCACGACCTTCTGAGAAGCAGAAAAGCACAATGATACGCAGGAATTTGTCAGATTTCTGTAATTTtgccagtctccctaggagaggAAGACCGTTTGATGAGAAAGAAATATACCATTCACAGGGTCATGAGTGA
- the LOC135607760 gene encoding very-long-chain 3-oxoacyl-CoA reductase 1-like, whose translation MAAFALHHQLQTLPAWLLFAAAVGLLALLRSSIAALRWAFVTFLRPGKDVRRYGSWAVVTGSTDGIGRAFALQLARKGLNLVLVGRNPDKLRDVSDAIRARHPAASVETVVVDLAGDLAEGVARLQKAVQGLDVGILVNNAGVSYPYARFFHEVDEELLRSLIKVNVEGVTRVTQAVLPGMLERKRGAIVNIGSGAAIVIPSEPLYGVYAATKAYIDQFSRCLYVEYKGKGIDVQCQVPLYVATKMASIRRSSFFVPSPDTYARAALRCIGYEPRCTPYWPHSLIWCLLSAIPESVIDHWRLGFCMNIRKRGQLKDAKSKEN comes from the exons ATGGCGGCGTTCGCCCTCCACCACCAGCTCCAAACCCTCCCCGCCTGGCTCCTCTTCGCTGCCGCCGTCGGCCTCCTTGCCTTACTTAGATCATCCATCGCCGCCCTCCGCTGGGCCTTCGTCACCTTCCTCCGCCCCGGCAAGGACGTTCGCCGCTACGGCTCTTGGGCCGTCGTCACCGGCTCCACTGACGGCATCGGCAGGGCCTTCGCCCTCCAGCTCGCTCGCAAGGGCCTCAACCTCGTCCTCGTCGGCCGCAACCCCGACAAGCTCCGCGACGTCTCCGACGCCATCCGCGCTCGGCACCCGGCCGCCAGCGTCGAGACCGTCGTCGTCGACCTAGCTGGTGACCTCGCCGAGGGCGTCGCCCGGCTCCAGAAGGCTGTCCAGGGGCTCGACGTCGGGATCTTGGTCAACAACGCGGGGGTTTCGTACCCCTATGCCAGGTTCTTCCACGAGGTGGATGAGGAGCTGCTGAGGAGCCTGATCAAGGTGAACGTCGAGGGGGTGACGAGGGTCACGCAGGCAGTGCTGCCGGGGATGCTGGAGAGGAAGAGGGGCGCCATCGTGAACATCGGCTCGGGGGCGGCCATCGTCATCCCGTCCGAACCGCTCTACGGTGTCTACGCCGCGACGAAAGC GTACATTGATCAATTCTCGAGATGTCTGTATGTTGAGTACAAGGGCAAGGGAATAGATGTGCAATGCCAG GTGCCCTTATATGTGGCGACAAAGATGGCATCGATCAGGAGATCTTCCTTCTTTGTTCCATCACCAGACACCTATGCCCGTGCTGCTTTGCGGTGTATAGGCTATGAACCAAGATGCACACCCTACTGGCCCCATTCGCTCATTTGGTGTCTGCTCTCAGCCATACCAGAGTCGGTTATCGACCACTGGCGCTTGGGCTTCTGCATGAACATCCGCAAGAGGGGGCAGCTCAAAGACGCCAAAAGCAAGGAAAATTAG
- the LOC135607758 gene encoding trans-Golgi network-localized SYP41-interacting protein 1-like yields MPGNSDTDSSPKPSSSADSSFRGDEQKPISGAEGSQPYDPGSPSNAQQSSDESGSSDGVLVELPENPDQDSRRPRRDPDSGILVNIDGSMQEPTDESGREETFEDASDQLGMAAARSSGLEESIAVIEIGESSADRLVADDLARVQARLEDTMVECRKYKEEREIFGKEVVSLRQSLQDILDRNSLLVANKDESVSQSHLETSGSGDRILSSPTPLHSMLDDCFKFLVDLKDILDKRINSERIMPELYAALNAKDQEIEDLNVKALKSSVSHDVVVSYLGSLREIWSETKKESTDVATKRILQSLASVVGQEHVSAEDSPANNIFLAEKKTLLLIEKHRQFLSEIQQLQQCLLEVGPAFAATGNNELDNVFSFAREELFEMKRKEAYFQEKMVTLEEENGKLVEQIESMRENLESANLETNKTKAALEQAENKLVVAKEKLSIAVTKGKSLVQHRDSLKQSLAEKTSELEKCMEELQQKSEALQATEASLEELKHLLSEKMSELEKCFEELQQKTDDLETVKASVEDMNATCNLVSSLQDSLSQRDNYVTEIEEIMSQTVTPQEVLSMEITDKVRWFVNQKNVADIIIMENKKIRDAISSVELPEDVSPRELDSQINWLVNAITHAKDDIIKLQDEISGARHAAASHESEMFEMHKEIDHLESSLLEEKLEKETLHNEHEVLKRKYEENVQNLSMLSSDKAGLMKVLLELSETTLDDQLPVDTSTIIDKCMIKINERMNSSLTEIKHFERMQKAIYVTDQELKLYEKILEDEMIDRSAMIGLSEELEKLSNELIVLKNEKASVQKELERAEEKSSLLREKLSMAVKKGKGLVQEREGFKLSLEEKTSEIEKLKHELQLKDSTINNYQEQIRCSSAHTEKLEEDIVTLKNERDQSLHNLHESRTILNDLVTSIETIALPPVYVTEEPLEKVNWIAEHIHESELEKKNALQELDKLKEEANLQAGRLADAFATIKSLEDDLSKAEKHVSFIAEEKSVIQLDKVSVEQELEKLREDSFSKGSKLSEAYATIKSLEDALAVAERDIAQLNSDRNQLEANSKQEIVELNAKLVECKEELTRTHSTMENYSAELNSQLGHLHMFIKDDSIFSMIAEQFNKKIEGLRKMDDIIQNIHDHFASKGIHVHPSLEHDPAFRKISSSPRFEDFKSNRAMQFKESVAENVDALSWTTIIGGLHARAEFLGSSFEAFCKGLDEHIAGVLEALEATRNKFVYILEYSESLMLDVHKLEAHNEAQQAKLVTLQKGVMTLFSACVDATRELVEFNDSSDSASTLEKEAFTGGLEDMDSGHYAKAAEGLLLAAKRIKDQIEELSDAEKVWLKYEDDIKNKLKEAESTAKAAVQEQMLQQERVSTLERDLEELNELCNEMKNKIETYQAKEDRLRDKEEEILSMRKATDRGISGQELSESQINTLMDKVNKLEIPIDETELGSSEVCFSSPVEKLFFIVDKVIDMQQKMNNLNDEKEDMQLILSSHVREIEYLREAAETMSINSQELELRKNELLEMTGGLERIIQSLGGYDALQDQKPVSVKQLLSMLERLTTASNMEFENLKSRAQELGSELQSKDTLIDDLSEKVKILENSIHARSGQQEITKERTFLESTPAAIGSEISEIEDVGPLGKSTTSTASTAAQLRTMRKGSNDHLVLNIDSESDRLIAAQEADAKGHVFKSLNTSGLIPKQGKLIADRIDGLWVSGGQMLMRRPEARLGLMAYLFFMHLWLLGTIL; encoded by the exons ATGCCCGGCAACTCGGACACCGATTCCTCCCCCAAGCCCTCGAGCAGTGCTGATTCGAGCTTCAGAGGCGATGAGCAGAAGCCGATTAGCGGCGCGGAGGGCTCGCAACCCTACGATCCTGGGTCGCCCAGCAACGCCCAACAGTCATCGGACGAGAGCGGTAGCAGCGATGGCGTGCTCGTGGAGCTCCCTGAGAATCCGGATCAG GACTCCAGGAGGCCTCGACGGGATCCCGACAGTGGCATCCTGGTTAATATCGATGGGTCGATGCAGGAGCCCACGGATGAATCTGGGAGGGAGGAGACTTTCGAAGACGCTTCCGATCAGCTGGGCATGGCTGCTGCACGGAGTTCCGGGCTGGAGGAGTCGATAGCGGTGATCGAGATTGGGGAGAGTTCGGCTGACAGATTGGTCGCCGATGATCTTGCCAGGGTTCAGGCTCGACTCGAGGACACCATGGTTGAATGCCGGAAGTATAAG GAAGAAAGAGAGATTTTTGGGAAGGAAGTTGTCAGCCTTCGGCAAAGCCTTCAAGACATCTTGGATCGCAATTCTTTACTTGTTGCAAACAAGGATGAGTCAGTTAGTCAGTCTCATCTTGAAACCAGTGGAAGCGGGGATAGGATATTGTCCTCCCCCACACCATTGCACTCAATGTTGGATGATTGTTTCAAATTTTTAGTTGATCTAAAAGACATTCTGGATAAGAGGATAAATTCTGAAAGAATAATGCCGGAACTTTATGCTGCTTTAAATGCCAAAGACCAAGAAATTGAGGATCTCAATGTTAAAGCCTTGAAATCTTCTGTGTCTCATGATGTTGTTGTCTCTTACCTTGGTTCGCTTAGGGAGATCTGGTCAGAGACTAAGAAAGAGTCTACTGATGTTGCTACCAAAAGAATACTTCAATCCCTTGCATCTGTGGTTGGGCAAGAACATGTATCTGCTGAGGATTCTCCTgccaataatatttttcttgctGAGAAGAAGACGTTGTTGTTAATAGAAAAGCATCGTCAGTTCTTATCCGAGATTCAGCAACTTCAACAATGCTTATTAGAGGTTGGGCCTGCATTTGCAGCCACAGGGAACAATGAGTTGGACAATGTTTTCAGTTTCGCTCGTGAGGAGTTATTTGAAATGAAGAGAAAAGAGGCTTATTTTCAAGAGAAAATGGTTACACTTGAGGAAGAGAATGGGAAACTTGTTGAACAGATAGAGAGCATGAGAGAGAATTTAGAATCTGCTAATTTGGAAACAAACAAAACTAAGGCAGCACTTGAGCAGGCAGAGAACAAGCTGGTGGTAGCAAAAGAAAAGCTAAGTATTGCGGTGACAAAGGGCAAATCATTGGTTCAACACCGTGACTCATTGAAGCAGTCCTTGGCTGAAAAGACAAGTGAGTTAGAGAAATGCATGGAGGAGTTGCAACAGAAATCAGAGGCTTTACAAGCTACAGAAGCCAGCCTTGAGGAGTTAAAGCATTTATTATCGGAGAAGATGAGTGAGCTTGAGAAGTGCTTCGAAGAATTGCAACAGAAAACTGATGACTTGGAGACTGTTAAAGCTAGTGTTGAGGATATGAATGCAACATGTAATTTGGTTAGTTCTCTCCAGGACTCACTTTCACAAAGGGATAATTATGTAACGGAAATAGAAGAAATTATGTCACAGACAGTTACACCACAGGAAGTGCTTTCAATGGAGATCACTGACAAAGTAAGGTGGTTTGTGAACCAAAAAAATGTTGCAGATATCATTATCATGGAGAATAAAAAAATCAGAGATGCCATATCTTCTGTTGAATTACCAGAAGATGTTTCACCTAGAGAATTAGATTCTCAAATTAATTGGCTTGTGAATGCAATTACCCATGCTAAGGATGATATAATTAAGCTGCAGGATGAAATTAGTGGTGCCCGGCATGCTGCAGCATCACATGAATCAGAAATGTTTGAGATGCACAAGGAAATTGATCACCTGGAATCATCTCTTCTGGAAGAAAAGTTAGAAAAAGAGACTCTTCATAATGAACATGAAGTCTTAAAACGAAAATATGAAGAGAATGTTCAAAACTTGTCTATGCTTTCTTCTGATAAAGCTGGGTTGATGAAAGTACTACTGGAATTATCTGAAACCACATTGGATGACCAACTTCCTGTTGATACAAGTACAATAATAGATAAATGCATGATTAAGATCAATGAAAGGATGAATTCATCTCTCACTgagattaaacattttgaaaggaTGCAGAAGGCAATATATGTAACAGATCAGGAACTGAAATTGTATGAGAAGATTCTTGAAGATGAAATGATTGATAGATCTGCCATGATAGGGTTGTCAGAGGAGCTGGAGAAGTTGTCGAATGAATTGATTGTTTTGAAAAATGAGAAGGCCTCTGTACAGAAAGAGCTTGAGCGAGCTGAGGAAAAGTCTTCTCTGCTTAGGGAGAAGCTATCCATGGCTGTGAAGAAAGGGAAGGGTTTGGTGCAAGAACGTGAAGGCTTCAAACTCTCCCTGGAGGAAAAAACATCTGAAATTGAGAAGCTAAAGCATGAACTGCAGCTAAAAGATTCCACCATTAATAATTACCAAGAGCAAATCAGGTGTTCATCAGCACACACCGAGAAGCTAGAGGAAGATATTGTTACCTTGAAGAACGAAAGGGATCAAAGCCTACATAACTTGCATGAGAGCAGAACCATATTAAACGATTTAGTTACCTCTATAGAAACAATTGCTCTTCCTCCTGTTTATGTCACTGAAGAGCCATTGGAAAAGGTTAACTGGATTGCTGAGCACATCCATGAATCAGAACTTGAAAAGAAAAATGCACTACAAGAACTTGATAAACTAAAAGAGGAAGCTAATTTGCAGGCTGGTAGGTTAGCTGATGCCTTTGCAACTATAAAGTCATTAGAGGATGACTTGTCCAaggcagaaaaacatgtttctttTATTGCTGAAGAAAAGAGTGTCATCCAACTTGACAAAGTTTCTGTTGAGCAAGAGTTGGAGAAGCTCAGAGAGGATAGTTTTTCAAAGGGTAGTAAGTTGTCAGAGGCTTATGCTACCATAAAATCACTTGAAGATGCATTAGCAGTGGCAGAAAGGGATATTGCTCAACTGAACTCTGACAGGAACCAGTTGGAAGCCAATAGCAAACAGGAGATAGTTGAATTGAATGCTAAGTTGGTCGAATGCAAGGAAGAGTTGACAAGAACTCACAGCACTATGGAGAACTATTCAGCTGAGTTGAATAGTCAACTTGGACACTTGCATATGTTTATAAAGGATGACAGTATTTTTTCAATGATAGCTGAACAGTTCAACAAAAAGATTGAGGGGTTAAGAAAAATGGATGATATTATTCAGAATATTCATGATCACTTTGCTTCGAAGGGGATACATGTTCATCCTAGCTTGGAG CATGACCCTGCATTTAGAAAGATTTCTTCTTCACCAAGATTTGAGGACTTCAAGAGCAACAGAGCTATGCAATTCAAGGAAAGTGTGGCTGAAAATGTAGATGCTTTATCCTGGACTACGATTATTGGAGGGCTGCATGCTCGAGCTGAGTTTCTTGGCAGCAGTTTTGAAGCTTTCTGCAAAGGTCTGGATGAGCATATTGCAGGTGTATTGGAAGCTTTGGAAGCTACTAGAAACAAATTTGTCTATATTCTTGAATATAGTGAGTCCTTGATGTTGGATGTACACAAACTAGAAGCTCATAATGAGGCTCAACAAGCAAAACTGGTTACTTTACAAAAGGGGGTGATGACACTTTTCTCTGCATGTGTTGATGCTACACGAGAACTTGTAGAATTCAATGATTCAAGTGATTCTGCCTCTACCTTAGAGAAGGAAGCTTTTACTGGTGGACTAGAGGACATGGATTCTGGTCATTATGCTAAGGCAGCTGAAGGTTTATTGCTTGCAGCCAAGAGAATCAAGGATCAGATTGAAGAATTATCAGATGCAGAGAAAGTCTGGTTAAAATACGAAGATGATATTAAAAACAAACTGAAAGAAGCTGAATCAACTGCTAAAGCTGCTGTTCAAGAGCAGATGCTCCAACAAGAAAGAGTTTCTACATTGGAGAGGGATCTTGAAGAATTGAATGAGTTATGCAATGAGATGAAAAATAAGATAGAGACTTATCAAGCCAAGGAGGACAGGTTGAGggacaaagaagaagaaattttGTCAATGCGGAAGGCCACAGACAGAG GAATCAGTGGCCAAGAATTGTCAGAAAGCCAAATAAATACCCTGATGGATAAAGTAAATAAGTTAGAAATTCCTATTGATGAGACAGAACTTGGGTCTTCTGAAGTTTGCTTCTCAAGTCCTGTAGAGAAACTCTTTTTTATAGTTGATAAAGTCATTGATATGCAGCAGAAGATGAATAACTTGAATGACGAAAAGGAAGATATGCAGTTGATTCTTTCATCCCATGTGCGTGAAATTGAGTATCTGAGGGAGGCAGCTGAAACCATGAGCATCAATAGTCAGGAATTGGAACTGAGGAAGAATGAGTTATTGGAAATGACTGGTGGCTTGGAGAGAATTATACAGAGTTTAGGGGGATATGATGCACTCCAAGATCAGAAACCTGTAAGTGTAAAACAGCTCCTGTCAATGTTGGAGAGATTGACAACAGCCTCAAACATGGAATTTGAGAATTTAAAATCTAGAGCACAAGAACTAGGATCTGAATTGCAATCAAAAGATACTCTTATTGATGACTTGTCAGAGAAGGTAAAGATTCTTGAGAATTCAATTCATGCTCGGAGTGGACAGCAGGAGATAACAAAAGAAAGGACCTTTCTTGAATCAACACCAGCAGCAATTGGTTCAGAGATATCTGAAATTGAAGATGTG GGACCACTGGGAAAGAGCACAACATCAACTGCTTCAACTGCTGCCCAATTGAGAACAATGCGGAAGGGGTCGAATGACCATCTTGTTTTAAACATTGATTCAGAATCTGATCGTTTGATTGCTGCCCAGGAGGCAGATGCTAAAG GTCATGTGTTCAAATCTTTGAATACTTCTGGTCTAATCCCAAAACAAGGGAAGTTGATTGCAGATAGAATTGATGGTCTTTG GGTGTCAGGGGGTCAGATGCTGATGCGCCGGCCTGAAGCAAGGCTAGGGCTCATGGCTTATTTGTTCTTCATGCACCTGTGGTTGCTAGGCACCATATTATGA